A window of the Penaeus vannamei isolate JL-2024 chromosome 19, ASM4276789v1, whole genome shotgun sequence genome harbors these coding sequences:
- the LOC113814981 gene encoding uncharacterized protein — MMTSASLMTHDDKCQPHDTYEDQCQPAHGLLIKREKDEVEYKETPECSERKLHPIQGVFNIKTSGANVEERSVEDIFSHEQIINSNKTISIVSLSCLKRREGNSEGLNLKTEIAIGENAD, encoded by the coding sequence ATGATGACAAGTGCCAGCCTCATGACACATGATGACAAGTGCCAACCTCATGACACATATGAGGACCAGTGCCAACCTGCTCATGGTTTActaataaagagggaaaaagatgaaGTAGAATACAAGGAAACTCCAGAATGCAGTGAGAGGAAGTTACATCCTATACAAGGAGTTTTTAACATTAAGACTAGTGGAGCAAATGTTGAAGAGAGGTCTGTTGAAGACATCTTTAGTCATGAACAAATCATAAACTCTAACAAAACCATTAGTATTGTTAGTCTGTCCTGTCTGAAGCGCAGAGAAGGGAACTCAGAAGGTCTTAACTTGAAGACTGAAATTGCCATTGGGGAGAATGCTGATTAA
- the LOC113814985 gene encoding ribonuclease P protein subunit p14, whose protein sequence is MKQLESKYWYLKVHMDYERKNLPFQLTAELVKVVIVGAIDIMFGELSSCLPLDVLKFNEKTGIVILRVPKDNYAKVRAALTVCPSMRVGAVDVPVIYTTQQASSCLLSLAGPERSIV, encoded by the exons atGAAGCAACTGGAGTCTAAATATTGGTACTTGAAAGTGCACAT GGATTATGAGAGAAAGAACCTTCCATTCCAACTAACAGCAGAACTTGTCAAAGTAGTCATTGTTGGTGCAATAGATATAATGTTTGGTGAG CTGTCTTCCTGCTTACCGCTCGATGTACTGAAGTTTAATGAGAAGACAGGAATAGTGATCCTCAGAGTTCCAAAGGACAATTATGCCAAGGTACGGGCTGCGTTAACGGTGTGCCCATCCATGAGAGTTGGTGCGGTCGATGTTCCTGTTATTTATACTACGCAACAAGCCTCCTCCTGTCTTCTGTCCTTAGCCGGGCCGGAGCGTAGTATTGTTTGA